The genomic window ATGATATTGAACGTGGCGATTGGCGGGGACCTGGGTGGTGCGGTGGACGACGCTGTTTTCCCGGTTCAGATGGATGTTGAATATGTTCGTATCTACCAAAAATCCAAATGACACTATGGATAGATTGCTATAAGAGTTAGCGGAACCAAAACAATGCACACGGCCATGAATACGACCGAGATTTTTCTTCTCGCGATGCTGCTGATCTTTTCAATCCCCTATTTGATCTGGCGGTTGGGCAAGACGGACTATTACGCGCCTCTGGTGGTCGTGCAGATCATTGCCGGCATCCTGCTCGGACCGGGTGTCTTGGGTGCCGCGTTTCCGGAGTATTACAAGTTCGTCTTCAACCCAGCTGTGATCCAGTCGTTGAACGGCATTGCGTGGTGGGCAGTGATGATTTTTGTGATGATCGCTGGTATCGAGCTGGATTTGAAGAAAGCCTGGGAGCACCGCCGTGAAAGCAGCATCACCGCCGGCCTCGCGTTGGGTATGCCGCTGCTGTTTGGATGCGCGGCTGCGGCGGGCATGTTGGGCTACGCGGGCTGGATCGGCCCCAAGGCCATGACCTGGCAATTCATCATGGGCGTGGGCATGGCGTGTGCTGTGACCGCGCTACCCATTCTGATTCTGTTGATGGAAAAGCTGGAGATCCTGCGCCAGCCGATTGGTCAGCGCATCTTGCGTTATGCCAGCGTGGATGACATCGCTATCTGGGGTGTGCTGGCCGTCATCTTGCTGGATTGGGACCGCATGGGGCGCCAAGTGGGATTCCTGTTTGTCTTTGCCTTAGCCACCGTGGTGTACCGGCGCGTCATGGTCAAGCTGGAAGAGAGCGACCGCTGGTATGTGGGTTTGATCTGGCTGGCGGTTTGCGGATTTGGCGCAGATTGGGCCGGCCTGCATTTCATGGTGGGTGCATTCCTGGCCGGAGCCGTGATGGATGCGCATTGGTTCAACCAGGAGAAGATGGACCTGATGCGCCACCATGTGCTGCTGGCCATCATGCCGGTGTTTTTCTTGAGCACCGGACTGCGCACGAACTGGGCCGTCGGTGGCTCGGCCGTGTTCATTGCGGCCGCCGTTTTGCTGGTCGCTTCGGTGGCTGGCAAGCTGATGGGAATTCAGCTCGCAGGCAAGATTCTGAAGTGGGAGAAGGGAGAGGCCAGCATCATTGGCTGGCTGCTCCAGACCAAGGCGTTGATCATGATCATCTTCGCCAACATCCTGCTCGATAAACAAGTCATTACCAGTGAAACCTTTACCGCGCTGCTACTGATGGCCATTGCCAGCACCATGTTGACCGTGCCGGTGGTTTATCCCAAACTGCAGCGCTTGCGGGAGATCATCTTTCGCTCGAAATGAGAGCAGATCGTTCCCACGCCCGCAGGGTGCGCGTGTTTGCCCTCGCCATGCTTATCTCTGTGGCCGCTCAGGCACAGTCGTTGCCATCGCCACTGGTCTGGCCCCATCAGGCCCGTGCGGCCGTCAGCCTGGCATATGACGACGCACTGGATTCGCAGCTCGACATTGCTGTGCCGGCGCTGAACCGGCATGGCTTGAAGGCCAGCTTCTATCTGACCTTGGGCAGTGACACCGTCCGTGAGCGGATGGCGGAATGGAGGGAGGTGGCGGCCCAAGGGCATGAGCTGGGCAACCACACCCTGTTCCACCAATGCGCCGGCTCGGCGCCTGACAGGGGTTGGGTCAGCGCGGACAACGATCTGGACACCACCCGCGCAACACAGCTGGTGGCCCAGGTTCGTGTGGGAAACACGCTTTTGCAGGCCCTGGATGGGCGGCAGGAGCGTACTTTTGCCGCACCCTGTGGCGATTTGCGGGCGTCCGGTGAGCCCTACCTACAAGCGCTCAAGGCGGATTTCGTTGCCATGAAGTCTGCATTCGGGGGTGTGGTGGCCGACATGCAGACACTGGACCCCTATGCAGTGGGGGTCGAAGTGGTGTCAGATACCACGGGTGCCCAATTGATTGCCTTGGTGGAGCGTGCAGCGGCGGCTGGCACCATGGTCAACATCACCTTCCACGGCGTAGGTGGTGACTACCTGGCCGTGTCCCGCCAGGCGCATGAGGAACTGCTGCACCACCTGGCAAGCCACCGCGCGATCTACTGGACGGACACCTTTGTGAACATCATGCAGTATGTCAAGGCGCAGCGCATCCCGCAAGCACATAGGTCGCAATAGCCCGCGCGGGGAGTTCGGTGGCGCAATGGGAATCTTTTAAACGCAGTGTGAATGTGAGCGTTTTTTCGGTGCGGTTCATCACAACGACCGCAGCGCTGCCATCGGGGTTGACAAAGGCCGTGGTTTCCAGGTCGTGGATGCTGGCGGCACACAATACCCGGCGTGCGCCCGGTTGGATGAATCGGCTGAAATGCCCGATGTAGGCAAACGAGTTTTGGTGCAACAGGTTTCCGGTCGCGCCGTCCGCAAGGATGGGGGCGCTGCAGAGGTTGCCCACGTGGTTGGGACCACCGGTTTCGTTCAGCAGCAGGTTCCAGTCGATCCACCCCGTGGTCCAGCGGTTGAGATCATTGATCATCGACCTTCCATACCGCTCTCCCAAGGCCCATGAGCCGTGGTGCGGGCCACCCTCCTGGCAGCCTTCGGTGAACAACAGAGCCTTGTCGGGCCAGGCGTCGTGCACCAGTTGCACATGGTCAAAGTGGTCTTCGCCGTACCAATGAAAGCCGCAACCCCACACGTACTGCGCAGCCTGCGGGTCGGAGTAGACCACGCTGACGCGTTCCACCATCAGGTCGCGGTTGTGGTCCCAGATGACGATGTTGATGTGCCCCAATCCGGCGTTCTGTAGAGCGGGCCCCAAATGGTCGCGCACAAAATCGCGCTCCTCTTCGGCGGTGTAGATACACGAGTCCCAGCGCTGGGTGGCCATGGGCTCGTTTTGCACGGATACGCCCCACACCGGCACACCTTCGGCTTCATAGGCGCGGATAAAGCGTACAAAACACTGTGCCCATGCCGCTGCATACTCGGGCAGCAGTTTTCCGCCGTTGTTCATCGTGCCGTTGGACTTCATCCACGCGGGCGGGCTCCAGGGTGACACCAGCAGTTGCAAAGGACGTGCCGATACCTTTTGCGCCGCCTTGATGAAAGGCAACAGGGCCTCTCGGTCCCGATCAATCGTGAAGTGTTTCAGATCCACATCACCCGGCATGTCGGCATGGGCGTAGTTGCCCAGTGCAAAGTCACAGCTGTTCATGTGTACCCGGCACAGGCTGTATCCGTGGCCTTGTATGGGGTGAAAGTAGTCACGTAACACCTGCTCCGCCTTCTCTTGGGGCAGCGCCTTCCAGACGGTTGCAGCCGCCTCGGTGAATGCGGCGCCAAAACCCAGTAACCCCTGGAACTTGCGATCCGGGTTGACCAGTACGTGTGGCAGATCCAGCGGCGCTGGCTTGGAGCGGTCCATCGCCAGATTGGGTTGCACAGCGAGGTGCTGGCCGCCGCTGTCTTTGGCGGTCAGGTAATGTTGAACCAGGGTAGGCGTTGCAGAGTGGGGCATGGGGAAACGTTCGGCGGGTCTCGGGCTTATGGGGCGGTGATCAATAGCCCCTGGCTGTCAAACGCCAGGGCCTTGGCGACGGCTGTTGTCGTCAGTCCGACGGTTTGCCCTGCGGCCAGTACACCTTCGCTGCTTGCAATCTTTGCGATCAACAGGCTTGCAATGCCCTCCACACGCAGGTGCACCATCAACGCGTCGCCCAGTTGCTCAACCAGTTCGACCGTGGCCGGAACGCCGTCCGCGGGCGAACCTACACCCACATGCTCGGGGCGTATACCCACGCGGTGGACACCTGGTTGCTGGCCTGTGGTCAGGCGCCTCCACAGCGCCTGGTGTGGCGCAGCGGACGAGCCGGCTTGGGGCTGGTCAATGAAGTTGATGCGGGGTGATCCTATGAACCCGGCCACAAACTCGTTGGCGGGCCGGTTGTACAGGTCCATGGGGCCACCAATCTGCTCGATCTTGCCCTGGTTGAATACTGCAATGCGGTCACCCATGGTCATGGCTTCCACTTGGTCGTGGGTGACGTAAACCATGGTGGTGCGCAGCTCTTTGTGCAGGCGTGACAGCTCGATGCGCATGTTCACGCGCAGGGCCGCATCCAGATTGGACAGGGGTTCGTCAAACAGGAAAACCTTGGGCTTGCGTACGATGGCACGGCCAATGGCCACCCGCTGGCGTTGGCCACCGGAGAGCTCCTTGGGGTAACGGCCCAGCAGGTCGGTGATGCGCAGAATTTCCGCCGCGCGGCCCACCTGCTCGTTGCGCTGTGCCTTGGAGACACCTGCCATCTTCAGCGCAAAACCCATGTTCTCTGCCACGGTCATGTGGGGGTACAGCGCATAGCTTTGGAACACCATGGCGGCGCCGCGGTCGGCAGGGCGCAGATCATTGGCGCGCTG from Rhodoferax sp. AJA081-3 includes these protein-coding regions:
- a CDS encoding cation:proton antiporter translates to MNTTEIFLLAMLLIFSIPYLIWRLGKTDYYAPLVVVQIIAGILLGPGVLGAAFPEYYKFVFNPAVIQSLNGIAWWAVMIFVMIAGIELDLKKAWEHRRESSITAGLALGMPLLFGCAAAAGMLGYAGWIGPKAMTWQFIMGVGMACAVTALPILILLMEKLEILRQPIGQRILRYASVDDIAIWGVLAVILLDWDRMGRQVGFLFVFALATVVYRRVMVKLEESDRWYVGLIWLAVCGFGADWAGLHFMVGAFLAGAVMDAHWFNQEKMDLMRHHVLLAIMPVFFLSTGLRTNWAVGGSAVFIAAAVLLVASVAGKLMGIQLAGKILKWEKGEASIIGWLLQTKALIMIIFANILLDKQVITSETFTALLLMAIASTMLTVPVVYPKLQRLREIIFRSK
- a CDS encoding polysaccharide deacetylase family protein — its product is MRADRSHARRVRVFALAMLISVAAQAQSLPSPLVWPHQARAAVSLAYDDALDSQLDIAVPALNRHGLKASFYLTLGSDTVRERMAEWREVAAQGHELGNHTLFHQCAGSAPDRGWVSADNDLDTTRATQLVAQVRVGNTLLQALDGRQERTFAAPCGDLRASGEPYLQALKADFVAMKSAFGGVVADMQTLDPYAVGVEVVSDTTGAQLIALVERAAAAGTMVNITFHGVGGDYLAVSRQAHEELLHHLASHRAIYWTDTFVNIMQYVKAQRIPQAHRSQ
- a CDS encoding glycoside hydrolase family 30 protein — encoded protein: MPHSATPTLVQHYLTAKDSGGQHLAVQPNLAMDRSKPAPLDLPHVLVNPDRKFQGLLGFGAAFTEAAATVWKALPQEKAEQVLRDYFHPIQGHGYSLCRVHMNSCDFALGNYAHADMPGDVDLKHFTIDRDREALLPFIKAAQKVSARPLQLLVSPWSPPAWMKSNGTMNNGGKLLPEYAAAWAQCFVRFIRAYEAEGVPVWGVSVQNEPMATQRWDSCIYTAEEERDFVRDHLGPALQNAGLGHINIVIWDHNRDLMVERVSVVYSDPQAAQYVWGCGFHWYGEDHFDHVQLVHDAWPDKALLFTEGCQEGGPHHGSWALGERYGRSMINDLNRWTTGWIDWNLLLNETGGPNHVGNLCSAPILADGATGNLLHQNSFAYIGHFSRFIQPGARRVLCAASIHDLETTAFVNPDGSAAVVVMNRTEKTLTFTLRLKDSHCATELPARAIATYVLAGCAAP
- a CDS encoding ABC transporter ATP-binding protein, which encodes MGQVSLRGIRKSYDSIEVIRGIDLDVREGEFLVFVGPSGCGKSTTLRMIAGLEDITSGDLLIDGQRANDLRPADRGAAMVFQSYALYPHMTVAENMGFALKMAGVSKAQRNEQVGRAAEILRITDLLGRYPKELSGGQRQRVAIGRAIVRKPKVFLFDEPLSNLDAALRVNMRIELSRLHKELRTTMVYVTHDQVEAMTMGDRIAVFNQGKIEQIGGPMDLYNRPANEFVAGFIGSPRINFIDQPQAGSSAAPHQALWRRLTTGQQPGVHRVGIRPEHVGVGSPADGVPATVELVEQLGDALMVHLRVEGIASLLIAKIASSEGVLAAGQTVGLTTTAVAKALAFDSQGLLITAP